A window from Chroicocephalus ridibundus chromosome 19, bChrRid1.1, whole genome shotgun sequence encodes these proteins:
- the PEF1 gene encoding peflin isoform X2 — translation MASPHAGNAPPGVDPEAFSWFQSVDADRSGYISVKELKQALVNSNWSTFNDETCLLMINMFDKTRSGRIDVYGFSALMRFIQQWKNLFQQYDRDQSGSISFNELQQAFSQMGYNLSPQFSQLLLARYAQRSSNPSIQLDRFIQICMQLQSTTDAFREKDTGLVGNVRLSYEDFLTMVVTRMM, via the exons ATGGCCTCTCCCCACGCAGGTAATGCCCCCCCGGGCGTGGACCCTGAGGCCTTCTCCTGGTTCCAGTCGGTCGATGCGGATCGCAGCGGGTACATCTCCGTGAAGGAGCTGAAGCAGGCGCTGGTCAACTCCAACTGGTCGACGTTCAACGATGAGACCTGTCTGCTGATGATAA ACATGTTCGATAAGACCAGGTCGGGACGTATAGATGTGTACGGCTTCTCGGCCTTGATGCGCTTCATCCAGCAGTGGAAGAATCTCTTCCAGCAGTACGACAGGGACCAATCGGGCTCCATCAGCTTCAATGAGCTCCAGCAAG CTTTCTCCCAGATGGGCTATAACCTGAGCCCCCAGTTTagccagctgctgctggcccGCTACGCCCAGCGATCCTCCAACCCCAGCATCCAGCTCGACCGCTTCATTCAGATCTGCATGCAGCTCCAGAGCACCACCGACGCCTTCCGCGAGAAGGACACGGGGCTGGTGGGCAACGTGCGGCTGAGCTATGAGGACTTCCTCACGATGGTCGTGACTCGCATGATGTGA